A window of the Gracilinanus agilis isolate LMUSP501 unplaced genomic scaffold, AgileGrace unplaced_scaffold58320, whole genome shotgun sequence genome harbors these coding sequences:
- the LOC123256382 gene encoding zinc finger protein 239-like: protein MPFICAECGKGFKWKLISDTHKRVHTGEKPYICEECEQGSIHKAKLHDYQKVLTDEKPFECNKCGMSFSQKASFHAHERMHIKEKCYNCDQCGKGFRHKSNLHEHMTVHSGEKPYNCDECRKGFSRKSNLHVHMSVHSGEKPFICDECGRGFSCKSNLHKHLKVHSGEKPYNCDKCGKGFSRKSNLHEHMSVHSGEKPYNCDECRKRFSRKSNLYVHMSVHSGEKPYNCDECGKGFSRKSNLHEHMKVHSGEKPFVCDECGKIFSCKSNLHEHMKVHSGEKPYNCDECGKGFS, encoded by the coding sequence ATGCCATTTATATGTGCAGAGTGTGGTAAAGGATTCAAATGGAAGTTAATATCTGATACTCATAAAAGagttcacactggagagaagccttacaTATGTGAAGAATGTGAACAAGGATCCATCCATAAAGCAAAGCTTCATGATTATCAGAAAGTCCTCACTGATGAAAAGCCCTTTGAATGTAATAAATGTGGGATGAGTTTCAGTCAAAAGGCTTCATTTCATGCTCATGAGAGAatgcacataaaagaaaaatgctataatTGTGATCAGTGTGGGAAAGGATTCAGGCATAAGTCAAACCTTCATGAACATATGACTGTCCACTCTGGAGAAAAGCCCTATAATTGTGATGAGTGTAGGAAAGGATTCAGTCGTAAGTCAAACCTTCACGTACATATGAGTGTCCACTCTGGAGAAAAGCCTTTTATTTGTGATGAGTGTGGGAGAGGATTCAGTTGTAAGTCCAATCTTCATAAACATCTGAAAGTCCACTCTGGAGAAAAGCCCTATAATTGTGATAAGTGTGGGAAAGGATTCAGTCGTAAGTCAAACCTTCATGAACATATGAGTGTCCACTCTGGAGAAAAGCCCTATAATTGTGATGAGTGTAGGAAAAGATTCAGTCGTAAGTCAAACCTTTACGTACATATGAGTGTCCACTCTGGAGAAAAGCCCTATAATtgtgatgagtgtgggaaaggattCAGTCGTAAGTCAAACCTTCATGAACATATGAAAGTTCACTCTGGAGAAAAGCCCTTTGTTTGTGATGAGTGTGGGAAAATATTCAGTTGTAAGTCAAACCTTCATGAACATATGAAAGTCCACTCTGGAGA